The following are encoded together in the Ictidomys tridecemlineatus isolate mIctTri1 chromosome X, mIctTri1.hap1, whole genome shotgun sequence genome:
- the Cldn34 gene encoding claudin-34 encodes MVWLVSSANCQVAGFAIATVGWILSGISMGLVEWRIWYMNHPLLPSSGVTCVGMWRVCIYNHESNTSKTKMCYRYTYHDDFLPPNICVGQHLLLAANILGLLGKAFIVLALRNVYMGIFQKNVTCNPFVASGILNITASGCILIVVLWNYYSIISMEGIEFPSSFHVPFKPDVQEVGSALIVATLAAFLLLLSGIIFHSYTFPLDNQVHPEV; translated from the coding sequence ATGGTCTGGCTCGTCAGTAGTGCCAATTGCCAAGTAGCGGGCTTTGCTATTGCCACTGTAGGATGGATCCTGTCTGGCATTTCCATGGGCCTCGTGGAGTGGCGAATATGGTACATGAACCacccccttctcccctcctctggtGTTACCTGTGTGGGAATGTGGAGAGTATGCATTTACAACCATGAAAGTAACACCAGCAAAACCAAAATGTGTTACCGATACACCTACCATGATGACTTCCTTCCACCCAACATTTGTGTTGGTCAGCACCTCTTGCTGGCTGCCAACATCCTGGGGCTCTTGGGGAAAGCCTTTATCGTCCTTGCCCTGAGGAATGTGTACATGGGAATCTTTCAGAAGAACGTTACCTGCAATCCATTCGTCGCTTCAGGAATTCTGAACATCACTGCTAGCGGCTGTATCTTAATTGTTGTGCTCTGGAATTACTATTCCATCATAAGCATGGAGGGGATTGAATTCCCTTCGTCTTTCCATGTGCCCTTCAAGCCAGATGTTCAGGAAGTTGGGAGTGCCCTGATAGTGGCAACACTAGCTGCCTTCCTGCTGTTGTTA